The proteins below are encoded in one region of Solenopsis invicta isolate M01_SB chromosome 8, UNIL_Sinv_3.0, whole genome shotgun sequence:
- the LOC105196226 gene encoding pupal cuticle protein Edg-91, with amino-acid sequence MAMRCIVVLVAALAVIYAQAEPESVNPSPQQTLIAPATSEIAPLKLEAVSEQVAETQSRNKRAPIIGKALLGGALLGAGALGAGALGAGALGAGVLGAGVLGAGLYKAHHGYGGYGGYGGYGYGGYGYGYPHYHSHPDYHYHYHNYPHYNNYYHSYPHHYHRYSYEGYGGGYGGGYGYGPGYGYW; translated from the exons ATGGCAATGAGGTGCATTGTGGTACTGGTCGCCGCGTTGGCTGTAATCTACGCTCAAGCGGAACCCGAATCTGTCAATCCGAGTCCGCAGCAGACGTTGATAGCACCCGCGACATCGGAAATCGCGCCGCTAAAACTGGAGGCAGTGTCGGAACAGGTGGCCGAGACGCAGTCGCGTAACAAGAGAGCGCCGATTATAGGAAAAGCTCTCTTGGGTGGTGCTCTTCTCGGTGCTGGAGCTCTGGGTGCTGGAGCACTGGGTGCTGGAGCTCTGGGTGCCGGAGTCCTCGGTGCTGGAGTTCTCGGCGCTGGATTATACAAAGCTCA CCATGGATACGGCGGATACGGCGGATACGGCGGATATGGATACGGCGGATATGGATACGGATATCCCCATTACCACAGCCACCCTGACTACCATTACCATTACCATAACTATCCCCATTACAATAATTACTACCATAGTTACCCTCATCATTACCATCGCTACAGTTACGAAGGATACGGCGGAGGATACGGCGGAGGATACGGTTATGGACCAGGCTACGGTTATTGGTAA